Part of the Chloroflexota bacterium genome, CGTTCCCCGGCACCGTGTCGCTTCGTCCGACGACGCTCATCGCGGTGCTCGAAGATATTTTTCGCTCGCTGCATCGGCACGGCTTTCGCCGCGTGCTCGTCGTGAATGGACACGGCGGCAACACCGCGTCGCTCACGAGCGCGGCGCAGACCGTCAGCCACGACCTCGACGGATTGCGCGTGAAATCGTTCGAATGGTGGACGGACGCGGAATCGTATCGCGTCGTCATCGAAATGCTCGGCGAGCAAGCCGGCTCGCACGCGTCGCCGGGCGAAACCGCGTTCATGCTCGCGGTGCGACCGAGCGCGGTCAAGTTGTCACGACTAGACCCGAAGGGTTCGCTTGCGCGAAAACCCTTCGGGTCGCCGGTGATTCCTTCGCGCGAGATCACAACCGTGCAAACGTTCGCACAAAAATATCCGGACGGCATCATG contains:
- a CDS encoding creatininase family protein, translating into MNLLAEMSWQEVQDYLARDNRIILPLGSTEEHGPHLGLGTDSIEAEAIARGAGEATGVIVAPTLNYGMALAQIAFPGTVSLRPTTLIAVLEDIFRSLHRHGFRRVLVVNGHGGNTASLTSAAQTVSHDLDGLRVKSFEWWTDAESYRVVIEMLGEQAGSHASPGETAFMLAVRPSAVKLSRLDPKGSLARKPFGSPVIPSREITTVQTFAQKYPDGIMGRDPGYVTREAGEALLQKSVEICARELVDW